Proteins from a genomic interval of Poecile atricapillus isolate bPoeAtr1 chromosome 1, bPoeAtr1.hap1, whole genome shotgun sequence:
- the DACT1 gene encoding dapper homolog 1 isoform X1 yields MKASPVASAAAAAGPGQAAGGAAGAPREPDARWREKGEAEAERQRTRERLEATLAGLGELEYLRQRQELLVKSLLLRRPAGAGPGAQGGRGEPPGEGPPPRSLEEKFLEENILLLRRQLNCLRRRDAGLLNQLQELDKQISDLRLDVEKTTDEHLETDSRPSSGFYELSDGASGSLSNSSNSVFSECLSSCHSSTCFCSPLEATLNISDGRPKSADLIGWMDYNKEGQHEDQTAGSVCRSLSTPHSNSLDVVADVHPKYQCDLVSKNGNDIYRYPSPLHAVAVQSPMFLLPVTENPQREEERLAGDMSDVCTPSETDSGQSANAFPPQSSWPAPCPSTSKRIDSYILSLVQKKTHAVRTNKPRTSLNADATKGILRHGSMCVRPPAAMVAHGNVVNLKGSKPVCLPPGGTPAPDHTAPSPLKQRPRDQAGEQLESRKAPLPAAFPPGTAAELQSKHLPRGVKPAPLELGRSTAATAGDVPKENGQLFAASPKETPGKPVVLQPENRVSQPPKKILLKSSLQAARSSSPAVEERPTLDFKSEGSSSQSLDDGLLVNAQYIPAQQQSMKLHKGTRNVKILKSSALKHRSHLASGVENSSQTLREKAKLAGKKCRFPEELDTNKKLKKPSSRGKRGSGLPLEPSLPGRQAGLHRSALRSHGHGREVVVAKPKHKRADYRRWKSSAEISYEEALRRARRNRREGVGVYSQVPLPYVSPYAYVASDSEYSAECESLFHSTVVDTSEDEQSNYTTNCFGDSESSLSEVEFVGESTTTSDSDESGGLIWSQFVQTLPIQTVTAPELHENAAKAFVKIKASHNLKKKILRFRSGSLKLMTTV; encoded by the exons ATGAAGGCGAGCCCCGTGGCGAgcgccgcggcggcggcggggccggggcaggcGGCGGGGGGAGCCGCGGGGGCGCCGCGGGAGCCCGATGCGCGCTGGAGGGAGAAGGGCGAAGCGGAGGCGGAGCGGCAGCGCACCCGGGAGCGGCTGGAAGCCACGCTAGCCGGGCTGGGCGAGCTGGAGTACCTGCGGCAgcggcaggagctgctggtgaagAGCCTCCTGCTGCGGCGgccggcgggagcggggcccggGGCGCAGGGCGGCCGCGGGGAGCCGCCGGGAGAGGGGCCGCCGCCGCGCAGCCTGGAGGAGAAGTTCCTGGAGGAGAACATCCTCCTCCTGCGGAGGCAGCTG AACTGCTTGAGGAGGAGGGATGCTGGGTTATTAAATCAGTTGCAAGAGCTGGATAAGCAAATAAGTGATCTCCGCCTGGACGTGGAAAAAACGACAGATGAGCACCTGGAGACAGACAGTCGTCCAAGTTCAG ggttttatGAGCTGAGTGATGGAGCTTCTGGATCGCTTTCCAATTCATCTAACTCTGTCTTCAGTGAGTGTTTATCCAGTTGCCATTCTAGCACTTGCTTTTGCAGCCCTTTGGAGGCAACACTGAATATCTCAGATGGACGCCCTAAATCTGCAG ATCTCATAGGCTGGATGGACTATAATAAGGAAGGCCAGCATGAGGACCAGACCGCAGGCTCTGTCTGTCGCTCTTTATCCACACCGCACTCAAATTCCCTCGATGTCGTTGCAGATGTACATCCCAAGTACCAGTGCGATCTGGTGTCTAAAAACGGGAACGACATCTACCGCTACCCCAGCCCGCTCCACGCTGTGGCTGTGCAGAGCCCCATGTTCCTTCTCCCCGTGACTGAGAACCCCCAGCGAGAAGAGGAGAGGCTCGCTGGCGATATGAGCGACGTTTGCACTCCATCCGAAACGGACTCGGGACAATCCGCCAACGCCTTCCCCCCGCAGAGCTCCTGGCCGGCTCCGTGCCCTTCCACCAGCAAGAGGATAGACAGCTACATCTTAAGCCTGGTTCAGAAAAAGACTCACGCAGTAAGGACTAACAAACCCCGGACGAGTCTCAACGCCGATGCCACCAAAGGGATCTTGAGGCACGGGAGCATGTGCGTCCGGCCGCCGGCAGCAATGGTGGCCCACGGCAACGTGGTGAACCTGAAGGGCTCCAAGCCGGTGTGTTTGCCTCCCGGTGGGACCCCCGCTCCGGACCACACGGCTCCCTCCCCGTTAAAGCAGAGGCCAAGGGAccaggctggggagcagctggagagtAGGAAGGCCCCATTGCCAGCAGCTTTCCCACCCGGCACAGCAGCGGAACTCCAGAGCAAGCACTTGCCACGGGGCGTCAAACCGGCACCACTGGAGCTGGGCCGCAGCACCGCGGCCACGGCCGGGGATGTCCCCAAGGAGAACGGCCAGCTCTTTGCTGCGTCTCCCAAAGAGACCCCAGGGAAGCCGGTGGTGCTGCAGCCAGAGAACAGGGTCAGCCAGCCTCCCAAAAAGATCCTGTTGAAGAGCAGCTTGCAGGCGGCTCGCTCCTCATCACCGGCCGTCGAGGAGAGGCCCACGCTGGATTTCAAAAGCGAGGGCTCTTCCTCACAGAGCCTGGACGACGGGCTGCTGGTGAACGCCCAGTACATCCCggcccagcagcagagcatgAAGCTTCACAAAGGCACCCGGAACGTCAAGATTTTGAAAAGCTCTGCGTTGAAACACAGGTCCCACCTTGCCAGCGGGGTGGAAAACAGCTCACAGACCTTGCGGGAGAAAGCCAAACTGGCCGGCAAGAAGTGCCGCTTTCCTGAGGAGTTGGATACAAATAAGAAACTGAAAAAGCCCTCGTCACGGGGGAAGAGAGGCAGCGGCTTGCCGCTGGAGCCGAGCCTCCCGGGCCGGCAGGCCGGCCTGCACAGATCCGCCCTCCGCTCCCATGGGCACGGCCGGGAGGTTGTGGTGGCCAAGCCCAAACACAAGCGCGCCGATTACCGCCGCTGGAAGTCCTCGGCGGAGATCTCCTACGAGGAGGCCCTGCGGAGGGCAAGGAGGAACCGGCGGGAGGGCGTGGGGGTCTACTCACAGGTGCCCCTGCCCTATGTCAGCCCCTACGCCTACGTGGCCAGCGACTCGGAGTACTCGGCTGAGTGCGAGTCCTTGTTCCACTCCACCGTGGTGGACACGAGCGAGGACGAGCAGAGCAACTACACCACGAACTGCTTTGGAGACAGCGAGTCAAGCCTGAGCGAGGTGGAGTTTGTAGGGGAGAGCACGACCACCAGCGACTCTGATGAGAGCGGGGGCCTGATTTGGTCTCAGTTTGTCCAGACACTCCCCATCCAAACAGTCACGGCGCCAGAGCTGCATGAAAATGCGGCCAAGGCCTTTGTCAAAATCAAAGCCTCCCATAACCTCAAGAAGAAGATCCTCCGCTTTCGGTCAGGCTCCCTGAAGCTCATGACGACCGTGTAG
- the DACT1 gene encoding dapper homolog 1 isoform X2, producing the protein MKASPVASAAAAAGPGQAAGGAAGAPREPDARWREKGEAEAERQRTRERLEATLAGLGELEYLRQRQELLVKSLLLRRPAGAGPGAQGGRGEPPGEGPPPRSLEEKFLEENILLLRRQLNCLRRRDAGLLNQLQELDKQISDLRLDVEKTTDEHLETDSRPSSGFYELSDGASGSLSNSSNSVFSECLSSCHSSTCFCSPLEATLNISDGRPKSADVHPKYQCDLVSKNGNDIYRYPSPLHAVAVQSPMFLLPVTENPQREEERLAGDMSDVCTPSETDSGQSANAFPPQSSWPAPCPSTSKRIDSYILSLVQKKTHAVRTNKPRTSLNADATKGILRHGSMCVRPPAAMVAHGNVVNLKGSKPVCLPPGGTPAPDHTAPSPLKQRPRDQAGEQLESRKAPLPAAFPPGTAAELQSKHLPRGVKPAPLELGRSTAATAGDVPKENGQLFAASPKETPGKPVVLQPENRVSQPPKKILLKSSLQAARSSSPAVEERPTLDFKSEGSSSQSLDDGLLVNAQYIPAQQQSMKLHKGTRNVKILKSSALKHRSHLASGVENSSQTLREKAKLAGKKCRFPEELDTNKKLKKPSSRGKRGSGLPLEPSLPGRQAGLHRSALRSHGHGREVVVAKPKHKRADYRRWKSSAEISYEEALRRARRNRREGVGVYSQVPLPYVSPYAYVASDSEYSAECESLFHSTVVDTSEDEQSNYTTNCFGDSESSLSEVEFVGESTTTSDSDESGGLIWSQFVQTLPIQTVTAPELHENAAKAFVKIKASHNLKKKILRFRSGSLKLMTTV; encoded by the exons ATGAAGGCGAGCCCCGTGGCGAgcgccgcggcggcggcggggccggggcaggcGGCGGGGGGAGCCGCGGGGGCGCCGCGGGAGCCCGATGCGCGCTGGAGGGAGAAGGGCGAAGCGGAGGCGGAGCGGCAGCGCACCCGGGAGCGGCTGGAAGCCACGCTAGCCGGGCTGGGCGAGCTGGAGTACCTGCGGCAgcggcaggagctgctggtgaagAGCCTCCTGCTGCGGCGgccggcgggagcggggcccggGGCGCAGGGCGGCCGCGGGGAGCCGCCGGGAGAGGGGCCGCCGCCGCGCAGCCTGGAGGAGAAGTTCCTGGAGGAGAACATCCTCCTCCTGCGGAGGCAGCTG AACTGCTTGAGGAGGAGGGATGCTGGGTTATTAAATCAGTTGCAAGAGCTGGATAAGCAAATAAGTGATCTCCGCCTGGACGTGGAAAAAACGACAGATGAGCACCTGGAGACAGACAGTCGTCCAAGTTCAG ggttttatGAGCTGAGTGATGGAGCTTCTGGATCGCTTTCCAATTCATCTAACTCTGTCTTCAGTGAGTGTTTATCCAGTTGCCATTCTAGCACTTGCTTTTGCAGCCCTTTGGAGGCAACACTGAATATCTCAGATGGACGCCCTAAATCTGCAG ATGTACATCCCAAGTACCAGTGCGATCTGGTGTCTAAAAACGGGAACGACATCTACCGCTACCCCAGCCCGCTCCACGCTGTGGCTGTGCAGAGCCCCATGTTCCTTCTCCCCGTGACTGAGAACCCCCAGCGAGAAGAGGAGAGGCTCGCTGGCGATATGAGCGACGTTTGCACTCCATCCGAAACGGACTCGGGACAATCCGCCAACGCCTTCCCCCCGCAGAGCTCCTGGCCGGCTCCGTGCCCTTCCACCAGCAAGAGGATAGACAGCTACATCTTAAGCCTGGTTCAGAAAAAGACTCACGCAGTAAGGACTAACAAACCCCGGACGAGTCTCAACGCCGATGCCACCAAAGGGATCTTGAGGCACGGGAGCATGTGCGTCCGGCCGCCGGCAGCAATGGTGGCCCACGGCAACGTGGTGAACCTGAAGGGCTCCAAGCCGGTGTGTTTGCCTCCCGGTGGGACCCCCGCTCCGGACCACACGGCTCCCTCCCCGTTAAAGCAGAGGCCAAGGGAccaggctggggagcagctggagagtAGGAAGGCCCCATTGCCAGCAGCTTTCCCACCCGGCACAGCAGCGGAACTCCAGAGCAAGCACTTGCCACGGGGCGTCAAACCGGCACCACTGGAGCTGGGCCGCAGCACCGCGGCCACGGCCGGGGATGTCCCCAAGGAGAACGGCCAGCTCTTTGCTGCGTCTCCCAAAGAGACCCCAGGGAAGCCGGTGGTGCTGCAGCCAGAGAACAGGGTCAGCCAGCCTCCCAAAAAGATCCTGTTGAAGAGCAGCTTGCAGGCGGCTCGCTCCTCATCACCGGCCGTCGAGGAGAGGCCCACGCTGGATTTCAAAAGCGAGGGCTCTTCCTCACAGAGCCTGGACGACGGGCTGCTGGTGAACGCCCAGTACATCCCggcccagcagcagagcatgAAGCTTCACAAAGGCACCCGGAACGTCAAGATTTTGAAAAGCTCTGCGTTGAAACACAGGTCCCACCTTGCCAGCGGGGTGGAAAACAGCTCACAGACCTTGCGGGAGAAAGCCAAACTGGCCGGCAAGAAGTGCCGCTTTCCTGAGGAGTTGGATACAAATAAGAAACTGAAAAAGCCCTCGTCACGGGGGAAGAGAGGCAGCGGCTTGCCGCTGGAGCCGAGCCTCCCGGGCCGGCAGGCCGGCCTGCACAGATCCGCCCTCCGCTCCCATGGGCACGGCCGGGAGGTTGTGGTGGCCAAGCCCAAACACAAGCGCGCCGATTACCGCCGCTGGAAGTCCTCGGCGGAGATCTCCTACGAGGAGGCCCTGCGGAGGGCAAGGAGGAACCGGCGGGAGGGCGTGGGGGTCTACTCACAGGTGCCCCTGCCCTATGTCAGCCCCTACGCCTACGTGGCCAGCGACTCGGAGTACTCGGCTGAGTGCGAGTCCTTGTTCCACTCCACCGTGGTGGACACGAGCGAGGACGAGCAGAGCAACTACACCACGAACTGCTTTGGAGACAGCGAGTCAAGCCTGAGCGAGGTGGAGTTTGTAGGGGAGAGCACGACCACCAGCGACTCTGATGAGAGCGGGGGCCTGATTTGGTCTCAGTTTGTCCAGACACTCCCCATCCAAACAGTCACGGCGCCAGAGCTGCATGAAAATGCGGCCAAGGCCTTTGTCAAAATCAAAGCCTCCCATAACCTCAAGAAGAAGATCCTCCGCTTTCGGTCAGGCTCCCTGAAGCTCATGACGACCGTGTAG